ttaatttcataatatgttatttttgttttatttatatattatataattaatttcataTGAAATTTATGTTAAAAAATACGTTAAGGTGTTAATGTTTacaaatttgataaaagtataattttaatatatatttaaatatatattttttatttaaaaactaaaataatagaGACAAGTTTAAAGGTTGGATTTAATCattcataaataaatataaacagaTTTAAATAAACTATGAACACCTCTAACTGGTAAAGAGAGGTCATGCTTTAGACAGATGAAGCATATCAAAaacagaaaataaacttaaaacaCTAAATATGGAGAAAATAATTTACCTGATTATAGAGATGGTAAAACATTCCCACCCAGAAAAGATCTGAGATGAACTTAGTCATACCCACTTTAGCAATAGCATCATTGAAACCATGCTTCAACAATTGAGGACCCTCAAACTGCGACAATCAGATGGGGAAACACGGAAGGGTTTTAAACAGACTGTGTGCTTAAGCTTTTAACTATCTAAAAAGCTGCAGCTGCATGCATTGAAACATTTTTTCTTTTACTTACAATGAGGGCTGGGGGAATACAGACGAAGAGAGCAATGATGGAAATATAAGCATAGACATTTGTACTGTCCATATCCGTCTGCATATATATGAAAAAACCAACAATTATTATAATTCAAAGTTATGAACAAACTGAAAAGTAAGAAGAAGAGGAGAAAGGTCACCATGGCTTTCTTGGAATAGATACTCCTGTAAGTGAAGGAGATGTTGGAAATCATTGCGCTAATGAAACCCGTCCAATTGAATGACAGCTCAGTCAGTGATGCCATGGATACACCTGCATTCAGTTTGCAATTAATTAATTGCATTCAAACATGGTAAAATTCACACTTTGAACTGGTTTTCATGAGGTGATcgaacagagaaacagagaaattACCAATAACAACAGGAGCAAGAGACAACCATAGAGTGATTGGTATTGATTGTCCAAGTATGAACTGGGAAGCAGCAGCGTTAAAGAAAGGCTCAAGAGCTGCAAAAGCAAACAAGTTGTTCCTTATCAGCCTCATATGCAATAGTGCACTATACATATATGCACAAGAGAATAAATGCATGATGTATTacctttgatagtgtgggtgaaaGAAACAGCAACAGCTGCAAAGGAGACATTGCTA
The Gossypium arboreum isolate Shixiya-1 chromosome 10, ASM2569848v2, whole genome shotgun sequence genome window above contains:
- the LOC108487261 gene encoding triose phosphate/phosphate translocator, chloroplastic isoform X2, coding for MWYFLNVIFNILNKKIYNYFPYPYFVSVIHLFVGVVYCLVSWAVGLPKRAPIDSNLLKLLIPVAVCHGLGHVTSNVSFAAVAVSFTHTIKALEPFFNAAASQFILGQSIPITLWLSLAPVVIGVSMASLTELSFNWTGFISAMISNISFTYRSIYSKKAMTDMDSTNVYAYISIIALFVCIPPALIFEGPQLLKHGFNDAIAKVGMTKFISDLFWVGMFYHLYNQLATNTLERVAPLTHAVGNVLKRVFVIGFSIIVFGNKISTQTGIGTVIAIAGVAAYSFIKAKMEEEKRQMKAA